In Arthrobacter citreus, a genomic segment contains:
- a CDS encoding MFS transporter, which produces MSTSPKRSRLSLKSVHKYSWVSLLVCWLIWILNAYDREIILRLGPTISETFNLSPEAWGGIASVVMLALAVMAIPGAAMSDKYGSGWKRARFQVPLVIGYAALSFISGFKFISHNIVAFIALRVGVNLGAGWAEPVGVSNTAEWWPKERRGFALGAHHTGYPIGSLLSGLVAAMIISLFGPENWSYALFLALIIAIPLMLFWGKYSTPDKITALYADIEAQGLTPPELADPAAERPKGLLKKTLKERTIILTAGTTALTQIVYMGINMVLPAYLFNVVGLSLAASAGLSVVFALTGILGQIIWPTLSDIIGRKITIVICGVWMAASVAAFYFATSSLLVVIIQLAFGLVANAVWPIYYAAASDAAPKGATSTANGIITTAMFIGGGIAPFLMGQLITLGGGWEERTGYVICFLAMAALALLGVVLQLFTRSDAHPGTGAAAEQTEEPATT; this is translated from the coding sequence GTGTCTACCTCGCCAAAACGCTCCCGTCTTTCCCTGAAATCCGTCCACAAATACTCGTGGGTGTCCCTCCTGGTGTGTTGGCTCATCTGGATCCTCAACGCCTATGACCGGGAAATCATCCTGCGCCTGGGCCCCACCATCTCGGAGACCTTCAACCTCTCGCCCGAGGCATGGGGCGGCATTGCCTCCGTGGTGATGCTCGCTCTGGCCGTCATGGCCATCCCCGGCGCCGCCATGAGCGATAAATACGGAAGCGGCTGGAAACGCGCGCGCTTCCAGGTCCCGCTTGTCATTGGCTACGCGGCCCTGTCCTTTATCTCCGGCTTCAAGTTCATCAGCCACAACATCGTTGCCTTCATCGCCCTGCGCGTGGGCGTCAACCTCGGTGCCGGCTGGGCCGAACCGGTGGGAGTCAGCAACACCGCCGAGTGGTGGCCCAAGGAACGCCGGGGCTTTGCCCTGGGCGCGCACCACACGGGATATCCGATCGGCTCCCTGCTGTCCGGGCTGGTGGCGGCCATGATCATTTCACTCTTCGGACCGGAAAACTGGTCCTACGCCCTGTTCCTGGCCCTGATCATCGCCATCCCCCTGATGCTGTTCTGGGGAAAGTACTCCACGCCGGACAAAATCACGGCACTGTACGCGGACATCGAGGCCCAGGGCCTCACCCCGCCGGAACTCGCCGACCCGGCAGCCGAGCGCCCCAAGGGACTGCTGAAAAAAACCCTGAAGGAACGCACCATCATCCTGACGGCCGGCACCACGGCGCTCACCCAGATCGTCTACATGGGCATCAACATGGTCCTTCCCGCCTACCTGTTCAACGTCGTCGGCCTATCCCTTGCAGCATCAGCCGGCCTGAGCGTTGTTTTCGCCCTGACCGGCATCCTGGGCCAGATCATCTGGCCGACGCTCTCGGACATCATCGGCCGCAAAATCACCATCGTCATCTGCGGGGTGTGGATGGCGGCATCGGTTGCGGCATTCTACTTCGCGACATCCTCGCTCCTGGTGGTCATCATCCAGCTCGCCTTCGGGCTTGTGGCCAACGCCGTCTGGCCGATCTATTACGCGGCCGCCTCGGACGCCGCCCCCAAGGGAGCCACATCCACCGCCAACGGCATCATCACCACTGCCATGTTTATTGGCGGCGGAATCGCGCCGTTCCTCATGGGCCAGTTGATCACGCTGGGCGGAGGCTGGGAGGAACGCACCGGCTACGTCATCTGCTTCCTGGCCATGGCAGCGCTGGCCCTCCTCGGCGTCGTGCTGCAGCTTTTCACCCGCAGTGACGCGCACCCCGGGACCGGGGCAGCAGCAGAGCAAACCGAAGAGCCAGCCACCACTTAA
- a CDS encoding MFS transporter — protein sequence MRPQAVINKIIFRRVMPLLIAAYVMAFLDRTNIGMAKDRMEIDLGISATAYGIGAGLFFLTYALSEVPSNLIMHKVGARFWIMRIMITWGILSACMALVQGEWSFYILRMLLGVAEAGLFPGVIYFLTQWFVVKDRAKANGMFLLGVSLANIIGAPLGGLLLTMDGIGGLHGWQWMFIIEGLPACALAFVVWKYLPDKPTDAKFLTRAEAEDLEARIAAEEKAGAEASGNSKLRHVLKDKQILLVVCIYFTHQIAVYALSFFLPSIIGSYGELGTVQIGLLTSVPWIFSAVGALLLPRLATNASRSRLIATCTMVGIVAGFTLGAVGGPVLGMIGFCLAAFNFFALQPILFTYPATRLSGAALAGGIAFVNSVGLLGGFLGPYIMGFMEDITGSKVSGLWFIVAMCAIGAVLTRSLKRGAENPEKSAVAAH from the coding sequence ATGAGGCCGCAAGCTGTCATCAACAAGATCATTTTCCGCCGCGTCATGCCGCTGCTGATCGCCGCCTATGTCATGGCGTTCCTGGACCGGACCAACATCGGCATGGCCAAGGACCGGATGGAGATTGACCTCGGCATCTCCGCCACCGCGTACGGCATTGGCGCCGGCCTGTTCTTCCTGACCTACGCCCTCTCCGAAGTGCCGTCCAACCTGATCATGCACAAGGTCGGTGCCCGCTTCTGGATCATGCGCATCATGATCACCTGGGGCATCCTCTCCGCCTGCATGGCACTGGTCCAGGGCGAATGGTCCTTCTACATCCTGCGCATGCTGCTGGGAGTGGCCGAGGCCGGGCTTTTCCCCGGCGTCATTTACTTCCTGACCCAGTGGTTTGTCGTCAAGGACCGGGCCAAGGCCAACGGCATGTTCCTGCTTGGCGTTTCGCTGGCCAACATCATCGGCGCCCCGCTCGGCGGGCTGCTGCTGACCATGGACGGCATTGGCGGCCTGCACGGCTGGCAGTGGATGTTCATCATTGAAGGCCTGCCCGCCTGCGCCCTGGCCTTCGTCGTCTGGAAGTACCTGCCGGACAAGCCCACCGACGCGAAGTTCCTGACCCGCGCGGAAGCCGAGGACCTCGAGGCCCGCATTGCAGCCGAGGAAAAAGCCGGCGCTGAAGCCTCCGGAAACTCCAAACTGCGCCACGTGCTCAAGGACAAGCAGATCCTCCTGGTGGTGTGCATCTACTTCACCCACCAGATTGCCGTCTATGCGCTGAGCTTCTTCCTGCCCTCCATCATCGGCAGCTACGGCGAGCTGGGCACCGTCCAGATTGGGCTGCTCACCTCGGTGCCCTGGATCTTCTCCGCCGTGGGCGCACTGCTGCTGCCCCGCCTGGCCACCAACGCATCGCGCTCCCGACTGATCGCCACCTGCACCATGGTGGGCATCGTCGCCGGGTTCACGCTTGGCGCCGTCGGGGGACCGGTGCTCGGCATGATCGGATTCTGCCTCGCCGCCTTCAACTTCTTTGCGCTACAGCCGATCCTCTTCACCTACCCGGCAACCCGGCTGTCCGGCGCGGCACTGGCCGGCGGCATCGCCTTCGTCAACAGTGTTGGCCTGCTTGGCGGCTTCCTCGGCCCCTACATCATGGGCTTCATGGAGGACATCACCGGGTCCAAGGTCTCCGGCCTCTGGTTCATCGTGGCCATGTGCGCCATTGGCGCCGTCCTGACCCGCTCGCTCAAACGCGGCGCAGAAAACCCGGAGAAATCCGCCGTCGCGGCCCACTAA
- a CDS encoding rhodanese-like domain-containing protein: MLLERIYDEDLAQASYLIGCQAKGEALVVDARRDIEVYRRLAAANGMKIVAVTETHIHADYLSGTRELAAATGAQIYVSGEGGEDWQYGFDGERLFDQSAITLGNITVKALHTPGHTPEHLSFLITDGAFSNSPGFLLSGDFVFSGDLGRPDLLDEAAGGVDTRFAGAHDLFVSLKEKFLTLPDYVQVFPGHGSGSACGKALGALPSSTVGYERNFSWWGPFLAADDEAGFIAALLDGQPDAHAYFGRMKRQNRQGPAVMGERTPLPEIPVETVAARLAADEISVVDTRPHSLVHQGTVQGAVNIPAGTKFASFGAWALDPERDDRPVILLAGNQESAMDLWDHLVRVGIDAVAGYFTTLDGLPVSVPRTISPAELENFDAALVLDVRNKTEHAAGHVPGSAQLSAGRVLWNTDQLPADGTIVTYCQSGVRNSVAASALRRAGFDVVELEGSYAGWNAWNFTHNA, from the coding sequence ATGCTTCTCGAACGCATCTATGACGAAGACCTGGCTCAGGCCAGTTACCTCATCGGCTGCCAGGCCAAGGGCGAGGCGCTGGTGGTGGACGCCCGCCGTGACATCGAGGTGTACCGCCGGCTGGCTGCAGCCAACGGCATGAAGATCGTCGCCGTCACCGAAACGCACATCCACGCCGACTACCTCTCCGGAACCCGGGAGCTTGCCGCTGCCACGGGCGCGCAGATTTATGTTTCCGGTGAAGGCGGAGAAGACTGGCAGTACGGCTTCGACGGCGAGCGCCTCTTTGACCAGTCCGCGATCACTCTGGGCAACATCACCGTCAAGGCGCTGCACACCCCCGGGCACACGCCGGAACACCTGTCCTTCCTGATCACCGACGGTGCCTTCAGCAACAGCCCCGGATTCCTGCTCTCCGGAGACTTCGTTTTCTCCGGTGATTTGGGCCGCCCCGATTTGCTGGACGAAGCCGCCGGCGGCGTCGACACCCGCTTCGCCGGGGCGCACGATCTGTTCGTCTCCCTGAAGGAGAAGTTCCTTACCCTGCCTGACTACGTTCAGGTCTTCCCGGGTCACGGCTCGGGCAGCGCCTGCGGCAAGGCACTGGGCGCACTCCCCTCCTCCACCGTGGGCTACGAACGCAACTTCTCCTGGTGGGGCCCCTTCCTGGCCGCGGACGACGAGGCAGGGTTCATTGCCGCACTGCTCGACGGACAGCCCGATGCCCACGCCTACTTTGGCCGGATGAAGCGTCAGAACCGTCAGGGTCCGGCTGTGATGGGAGAGCGTACGCCGCTTCCTGAAATTCCGGTGGAAACAGTTGCCGCCCGCCTGGCTGCCGACGAAATCTCAGTGGTGGACACCCGTCCCCACAGCCTGGTCCACCAGGGCACGGTGCAGGGGGCCGTGAATATTCCGGCCGGAACCAAGTTCGCCAGCTTTGGAGCCTGGGCGCTGGACCCCGAGCGGGATGACCGCCCGGTGATCCTGCTGGCAGGGAACCAGGAAAGCGCCATGGACCTGTGGGATCACCTGGTCCGCGTGGGCATCGACGCCGTCGCCGGTTACTTCACCACGCTCGACGGACTGCCGGTCTCCGTTCCCCGCACCATTTCCCCGGCGGAACTGGAGAACTTCGACGCGGCCCTGGTACTGGACGTCCGCAACAAAACCGAGCATGCCGCCGGCCACGTGCCCGGCTCCGCCCAGCTCAGCGCCGGACGGGTGCTGTGGAACACGGATCAACTGCCCGCTGACGGAACCATCGTCACTTACTGCCAGTCCGGAGTCCGCAACTCCGTGGCAGCCTCGGCCCTGCGCCGCGCCGGGTTCGACGTCGTCGAGCTCGAAGGCAGCTACGCGGGCTGGAACGCCTGGAACTTCACGCACAACGCCTAA
- a CDS encoding 3-keto-5-aminohexanoate cleavage protein → MATKRKVIITSAVTGAIHTPTMSPHLPVTADEIAEAAIGAAKAGAAIVHMHARDPKDGRPSQDPKHFEPILNKLKANTDAVINITTGGSPHMTVEERMLPASTFKPELASLNMGSMNFGLYPMLERYSEFQHEWEREGLEKSRDLVFKNTFADIENILAIGNANGTRFEFECYDISHLNNLAHFHGRGLARGPLFVQSVFGLLGGIGAHPEDLMHMRRTADRLFGADYQWSILGAGKNQMPLATIGAAMGSHVRVGLEDSLWIGPGQLAASNAEQVTRIRTIVEALNFEVATPDEAREMLQLKGSVNVGF, encoded by the coding sequence ATGGCCACGAAGCGTAAAGTCATCATCACCTCCGCCGTCACCGGAGCCATTCACACCCCCACCATGTCCCCGCACCTGCCGGTTACGGCTGACGAAATTGCCGAAGCGGCAATCGGTGCGGCAAAGGCCGGAGCGGCAATTGTGCACATGCACGCCCGCGATCCGAAGGACGGCCGGCCGTCCCAGGACCCCAAGCACTTTGAGCCGATCCTGAACAAACTCAAGGCCAACACCGACGCGGTCATTAACATCACCACCGGCGGTTCTCCGCACATGACCGTGGAGGAGCGGATGCTGCCGGCGTCCACGTTCAAGCCGGAACTGGCATCCCTGAACATGGGGTCCATGAACTTTGGCCTGTACCCGATGCTGGAGCGGTACTCCGAGTTCCAGCACGAGTGGGAGCGGGAGGGGCTGGAGAAGTCCCGGGACCTGGTCTTCAAGAACACGTTCGCTGACATCGAGAACATTCTGGCCATCGGCAACGCCAACGGCACCCGCTTCGAGTTTGAGTGCTACGACATCTCGCACCTGAACAACCTGGCGCATTTCCACGGCCGCGGCCTGGCCCGCGGACCGCTGTTCGTGCAGTCAGTGTTCGGCCTGCTCGGCGGCATCGGGGCCCATCCCGAAGACCTGATGCACATGCGCCGCACCGCTGACCGGCTCTTCGGCGCTGATTACCAGTGGTCCATCCTTGGCGCCGGTAAGAACCAAATGCCGCTGGCCACCATCGGCGCGGCCATGGGATCCCACGTCCGCGTGGGGCTGGAGGATTCCCTGTGGATTGGCCCCGGCCAGCTCGCCGCGTCCAACGCCGAGCAGGTCACCCGCATCCGCACCATCGTGGAGGCCCTGAACTTTGAGGTGGCCACACCGGATGAAGCCCGCGAAATGCTGCAGCTGAAGGGCAGCGTCAATGTTGGCTTCTAA
- a CDS encoding metal-sensitive transcriptional regulator, which translates to MQLESDDMKPAINRLKRASGQLSAVIRMLEEGADCKDVVTQLAAASKAIDRAGFSIIATGLEKCLANEDSTADRAEMEKLFLTLA; encoded by the coding sequence ATGCAACTGGAATCAGACGACATGAAACCGGCCATCAACAGGCTCAAGCGGGCCAGCGGGCAGCTCAGCGCCGTCATCCGCATGCTGGAAGAAGGCGCCGACTGCAAGGATGTGGTGACGCAGCTCGCGGCAGCTTCCAAGGCCATTGACCGCGCGGGGTTCTCCATCATCGCGACGGGGCTTGAGAAGTGCCTTGCGAACGAGGATTCCACGGCCGACCGCGCCGAGATGGAGAAACTCTTCCTGACCCTGGCCTAA
- a CDS encoding alpha/beta fold hydrolase, with protein MRRLAVPAAGAVVVLGALAAVSGSLLRAKVTDAGRSQRLIPVLGSGQTAGREYLEFEPGGFAAHPGRLSMRAPSGGDLVVLAPPSVSGQRLRRTVERGSASHIARDGAGQLSGHLGESPADFGYPYQEVSVEGLPAWVVPPPVPAKSSGLWVIHVHGLGSSRSQCLRGVEAFAGLGFTSLLPSYRTSLDLSPDPGPSHLGVSEWEDIDAARRYALDHGAKRILFVGWSLGASIVLRTIARAGDNSTAGVVLVSPALDWPAIISAQLRGIGCPRIIARLLPHTLNLVRAKGEPVIRWKEMPGTYMQKHLTLPTMIFHGSDDHSVPVELSRILVSRQKQPVRFVEFEGAHHTLEWNSAPELWNQSVQAWCRSLGLDVSEDFIDHPVGGEINHGR; from the coding sequence ATGCGCCGCCTCGCTGTGCCGGCGGCAGGCGCCGTCGTCGTGCTGGGTGCCCTTGCCGCAGTGAGCGGTTCGCTGCTGCGGGCCAAAGTGACGGATGCGGGCCGGAGCCAACGGCTGATCCCGGTCCTGGGAAGCGGACAAACGGCAGGCCGGGAGTATCTGGAATTTGAGCCCGGAGGGTTTGCCGCGCACCCGGGACGGCTGAGCATGCGCGCACCGTCCGGTGGCGACCTCGTGGTGCTCGCTCCTCCCAGCGTGTCCGGCCAGCGGCTGCGTCGGACGGTGGAAAGAGGCAGCGCCTCCCATATTGCGCGCGACGGCGCGGGACAGTTGAGCGGACATCTGGGCGAAAGCCCCGCCGACTTCGGGTACCCCTATCAGGAGGTGTCGGTGGAAGGGCTCCCCGCGTGGGTGGTTCCGCCGCCTGTTCCGGCGAAATCCAGCGGGCTGTGGGTGATCCATGTTCACGGGTTGGGCAGTTCGCGCAGCCAGTGCCTGCGTGGAGTGGAAGCCTTTGCCGGCCTCGGATTCACCTCTTTGCTGCCGTCGTACCGAACGTCGCTGGATCTCTCGCCGGATCCGGGGCCCAGCCACTTGGGGGTCAGCGAGTGGGAGGACATTGACGCCGCGAGGCGTTACGCCCTGGACCATGGCGCGAAGCGCATTCTGTTTGTCGGGTGGTCCCTGGGCGCCTCCATCGTGCTCCGCACGATCGCCCGCGCGGGGGACAACAGCACGGCGGGAGTTGTCCTGGTGTCCCCGGCACTGGACTGGCCGGCCATTATCTCGGCACAGCTGCGGGGCATCGGCTGCCCGCGGATCATCGCCCGATTGCTGCCTCACACACTCAATCTGGTGCGTGCCAAGGGTGAGCCCGTTATCCGCTGGAAGGAGATGCCCGGGACATACATGCAAAAACATTTAACATTGCCCACTATGATTTTTCATGGGTCGGATGATCATTCCGTGCCGGTGGAGCTCTCCCGAATACTCGTGTCCAGGCAAAAGCAGCCTGTCCGATTCGTTGAGTTTGAAGGCGCCCACCACACCTTGGAGTGGAATTCCGCTCCGGAGTTGTGGAATCAATCTGTTCAGGCCTGGTGCCGTTCCCTGGGCCTGGACGTTAGCGAAGACTTTATCGATCACCCTGTCGGAGGCGAAATAAACCATGGCCGCTGA
- a CDS encoding multidrug efflux SMR transporter, with the protein MAWIILVVSGVLEAVWATALGKSDGFSKLGPTLVFIPSLLASMAGLAFAMRELPTGTAYAVWVGIGASLTVVYAMVTGDEASSLLKVVFLMMIVGGVVGLKLSH; encoded by the coding sequence ATGGCGTGGATCATTCTTGTTGTGTCCGGCGTACTGGAAGCTGTATGGGCAACTGCCCTGGGCAAATCCGACGGCTTCAGCAAACTCGGACCGACTCTGGTGTTTATTCCGTCGCTGCTGGCCAGTATGGCCGGCCTTGCCTTTGCGATGAGGGAGCTGCCCACCGGCACGGCCTATGCGGTATGGGTGGGAATTGGCGCATCTTTGACCGTTGTTTATGCCATGGTCACCGGAGATGAGGCGTCATCGCTGCTGAAGGTTGTGTTCCTTATGATGATCGTTGGCGGGGTAGTGGGCCTCAAGCTCAGCCACTAA
- a CDS encoding SDR family oxidoreductase — protein MESTGLDYTGRKVLVTAGAAGIGLAIATRFQELGAAVFVTDINPAAVEAARTAGFAAAVSDVSDEDQVRVLMDTVRAELGGLDVLVNNAGIAGPTGPIDTLDAEAWKTTFDVNVHGQFYCIKHALPLLRDAEQAAVVNLSSAAGRLGMAGRSPYSASKWAIVGLTKTLAIELGGEGIRVNAICPGAVNGPRIGAVIEAKAAMLDRPVEEVTDLYHRQSSLNRLVEAQDIANMAVFLAGNLARNVNGQAMAVDGNTEKLY, from the coding sequence ATGGAATCCACCGGACTCGACTACACCGGACGCAAGGTCCTCGTCACCGCCGGCGCTGCCGGCATCGGTCTGGCCATCGCCACCCGGTTCCAGGAACTCGGCGCCGCCGTCTTCGTCACCGACATCAATCCGGCAGCCGTCGAGGCCGCCCGCACCGCTGGTTTCGCCGCTGCCGTCAGCGACGTTTCCGACGAGGACCAGGTCCGGGTCCTGATGGACACCGTGCGCGCCGAACTTGGCGGGCTGGACGTGCTGGTGAACAACGCCGGCATTGCAGGACCCACCGGACCCATCGACACGCTGGACGCAGAGGCCTGGAAAACCACCTTCGACGTCAACGTCCACGGCCAGTTCTACTGCATCAAGCATGCACTGCCGCTGCTGCGCGATGCGGAGCAGGCCGCCGTCGTCAACCTGTCCTCCGCGGCGGGACGGCTCGGCATGGCCGGACGCAGCCCCTACTCGGCCTCCAAATGGGCCATCGTGGGGCTGACCAAGACCCTGGCCATTGAGCTCGGCGGGGAAGGCATCCGGGTCAACGCGATCTGCCCCGGCGCCGTCAACGGCCCCCGCATTGGCGCCGTCATCGAGGCCAAAGCCGCCATGCTGGACCGCCCGGTGGAGGAAGTCACTGATCTGTACCACCGCCAGTCATCACTGAACCGGCTGGTCGAGGCACAGGACATTGCCAACATGGCCGTCTTCCTGGCCGGCAACCTTGCCCGCAACGTCAACGGCCAGGCAATGGCCGTTGACGGCAACACCGAAAAACTCTACTGA
- a CDS encoding SMP-30/gluconolactonase/LRE family protein, with amino-acid sequence MLQSPHIEVLLDIKTTLGEGPIWDAESQRLHWIDSADGRIFRATHEGRELRSWDVGEPIGSMAVSRDGSFFLAALKSGLHRVGVADGVQELIINPEPDLPHNRLNDGKVDRQGRFVFGSMDTLEEQASGKLYSYTPEGELNILDSGIVVSNGPCFSPDGRILYFADTWTGLIWAYDYDPATGQASNRRTFATVDTSSGGAADGATVDAEGYLWQALVYGGKIIRYAPDGTVDRVIQTPVLKVTSLAFGGPDLDTLFVTSMARPPLPRFPQDGQQRGSLFAVSGLGVHGLPEPRFGA; translated from the coding sequence ATGCTCCAGTCACCGCACATTGAGGTGTTGCTCGACATAAAAACCACGTTGGGCGAAGGCCCGATCTGGGATGCGGAGTCCCAGCGGCTGCACTGGATCGACAGTGCCGACGGGCGTATTTTCCGCGCCACCCATGAGGGCAGGGAGCTCCGCTCCTGGGACGTGGGAGAGCCCATTGGCTCCATGGCGGTTTCCCGGGACGGCAGCTTCTTCCTGGCCGCGCTGAAGAGCGGACTCCACCGGGTCGGCGTCGCGGACGGCGTGCAGGAACTGATCATTAACCCCGAACCCGATCTTCCCCACAACAGGCTGAACGACGGAAAGGTGGACCGGCAGGGACGCTTTGTCTTCGGCTCGATGGACACGCTGGAGGAGCAGGCCAGCGGAAAGCTGTACAGCTACACCCCCGAGGGGGAGCTGAACATCCTGGACAGCGGGATCGTGGTGTCCAACGGCCCGTGCTTTAGCCCGGACGGGCGCATCCTGTACTTCGCCGATACCTGGACCGGCCTGATCTGGGCCTATGACTACGATCCGGCAACCGGCCAGGCGAGCAACCGGCGCACCTTCGCCACCGTGGACACCAGCAGCGGCGGCGCCGCGGACGGCGCAACCGTTGATGCCGAGGGCTACCTGTGGCAGGCCCTGGTCTACGGCGGAAAAATCATCCGCTACGCACCCGACGGCACGGTGGACCGGGTCATCCAAACCCCGGTCCTGAAGGTCACCAGCCTCGCCTTCGGCGGCCCCGATCTGGACACGCTGTTCGTCACCTCCATGGCGCGACCGCCGCTTCCCCGCTTCCCCCAAGACGGCCAGCAGCGCGGCTCACTCTTCGCCGTATCCGGCCTGGGCGTCCACGGACTCCCCGAACCCCGCTTCGGCGCCTAA
- a CDS encoding MAB_1171c family putative transporter produces the protein MMNLLVAAFMWLLVLTLSLRARARPDNSMLKAAVVIAASLTTNINEVYRWAAELLPWANALDLVSNILLITGVFYLSRAITLGATAGSSRGSGGVWGRAGALGTAVVMVVTFAAIDNPMPSTTFMLDYGDQPAAALYSAVQYVYIFAVMAATLGTCVRNVPHMRRRRFRAGFSIIGTGCGVGLLLCASVIVMDVTHVTGQEGIMRSVGGVYDVLYPLTVVLLSVGLAVPPLGRIINDISIKRQIRQLEPQLKALWTKTAARTPDVSLIGGTPDTAPALRKSARGATDAIHRLVIEIHDWIAVTGNPGAELSTADAAALREAEALCLKQGRML, from the coding sequence ATGATGAACCTGCTGGTCGCGGCGTTCATGTGGCTGCTGGTCCTGACCCTGTCCCTCCGTGCCCGCGCCCGCCCGGACAACTCGATGCTGAAAGCCGCCGTGGTCATAGCGGCGTCCCTGACCACCAACATCAATGAGGTGTACCGGTGGGCTGCGGAGCTGCTGCCCTGGGCCAACGCACTGGACCTGGTCTCCAATATTCTGCTGATTACTGGCGTCTTTTACCTCTCCCGCGCCATCACCCTCGGCGCCACGGCCGGGAGCAGCCGGGGCAGTGGAGGGGTGTGGGGGCGAGCTGGCGCGCTGGGGACCGCCGTGGTGATGGTGGTTACCTTCGCGGCAATCGACAATCCGATGCCGTCCACAACATTCATGCTGGATTACGGCGACCAGCCCGCAGCCGCCCTGTACTCAGCCGTTCAATATGTCTACATCTTTGCCGTCATGGCGGCCACACTCGGAACCTGCGTCCGGAACGTTCCCCACATGCGGCGCCGGCGGTTCCGGGCCGGATTCAGCATTATCGGCACGGGCTGCGGCGTGGGCCTGCTGCTGTGTGCGTCAGTGATTGTCATGGACGTCACGCATGTGACGGGGCAAGAGGGCATCATGAGGTCAGTCGGCGGCGTTTATGACGTGCTGTATCCCCTGACGGTTGTCCTGTTGTCCGTGGGCCTGGCAGTTCCTCCGCTCGGCAGGATCATCAATGACATCAGTATCAAGCGCCAGATCAGGCAGCTCGAGCCGCAGCTCAAAGCCCTCTGGACCAAAACTGCCGCCCGGACCCCCGACGTCAGCCTCATCGGAGGCACGCCGGACACAGCCCCTGCACTCCGGAAATCCGCGCGCGGCGCCACTGACGCCATCCACCGCCTGGTCATTGAGATCCATGACTGGATAGCGGTGACCGGAAACCCGGGCGCTGAATTGTCGACGGCGGATGCGGCGGCCCTGCGGGAGGCCGAGGCGCTGTGCCTGAAACAGGGGCGCATGCTTTGA
- a CDS encoding LacI family DNA-binding transcriptional regulator → MTGRETATAVPDEASAHVPARLSKVSAAAVARACGVSPATVSYVMNGRPGVSAETRRHVVKIANELGFRPAGHGNLPDPLLTRVVGLILPNIVNQMYTGWAQHVITATAAEGFEVFVATTQDDPESLAQIASTLAARNVDGVIIAAALREDSRALRTLRQKRIPYVYLSRRSEHSPGDFVGIDDDAAASALMSHILGHGYTEIATVIGPRFSTASLAREQAFVRTAAAAGISISGDRKISTRLNSDGGLVAAEKLLSSAAPPRAIVCGSDEIAIGVMEHALSLGLRIPEDLAVAAGDGLPHSRSRLIGLTTIVQPVKKMAELAFDLLLDQITTPRSTYAHEVCGHRLHLGTSCGCRPDPPAT, encoded by the coding sequence ATGACCGGCAGGGAAACCGCAACTGCTGTGCCGGACGAGGCATCGGCCCATGTGCCGGCAAGGCTCAGCAAGGTCTCCGCCGCTGCCGTCGCGCGTGCCTGCGGTGTGTCCCCGGCCACCGTCAGCTATGTGATGAACGGCAGGCCAGGGGTTTCCGCCGAGACCCGGCGGCACGTGGTCAAAATCGCCAACGAACTCGGTTTCCGCCCTGCCGGCCACGGCAACCTTCCGGACCCGCTGCTCACCCGCGTTGTGGGGCTGATCCTTCCGAACATCGTCAACCAGATGTACACCGGCTGGGCCCAGCACGTCATCACCGCCACCGCGGCCGAGGGCTTCGAGGTTTTTGTTGCCACCACCCAGGATGACCCGGAGTCACTCGCCCAGATAGCCTCGACGCTGGCGGCACGAAACGTTGACGGAGTCATTATCGCTGCGGCGCTGCGTGAGGACTCACGTGCGCTGCGCACCCTGAGGCAGAAGCGCATCCCCTACGTTTACCTGTCCCGGCGCTCCGAGCACAGTCCCGGAGACTTCGTGGGAATTGACGACGACGCCGCGGCTTCCGCGCTGATGTCCCATATCCTGGGCCACGGCTACACGGAAATTGCCACTGTCATTGGCCCGCGCTTCTCCACCGCATCACTGGCCCGCGAACAGGCGTTTGTCCGCACGGCAGCGGCAGCGGGCATCAGCATCTCCGGGGACCGGAAAATCAGCACCCGGCTCAATTCCGACGGAGGGCTGGTGGCAGCGGAAAAGCTGCTCAGCTCAGCCGCTCCGCCACGGGCGATCGTGTGCGGCTCGGACGAGATCGCCATCGGCGTGATGGAACACGCGCTCTCCCTGGGCCTTCGCATCCCGGAGGACCTCGCTGTGGCCGCCGGTGACGGCCTGCCCCACAGCCGCTCCAGGCTGATCGGTTTGACCACCATTGTGCAGCCGGTCAAAAAGATGGCCGAACTGGCCTTTGACCTGCTGCTGGACCAGATCACCACCCCGCGCAGCACTTATGCCCACGAAGTGTGCGGCCACCGCCTGCACCTCGGGACAAGCTGCGGCTGCCGGCCTGACCCGCCGGCAACATAA